Proteins from a genomic interval of Clostridium sp. M62/1:
- a CDS encoding valine--tRNA ligase — MKELEKNYNPADIEDRLYQKWLDSKYFHADAERGKREGKKPFTIVMPPPNITGQLHMGHALDNTMQDILIRYKRMQGYEALWQPGTDHAAIATEVKVIDKLKSEGIDKHDLGREGFLEKAWEWKEEYGNRIVKQLHKLGSSADWDRERFTMDEGCSDAVLEVFTKLYEKGYIYKGSRIINWCPVCQTSISDAEVEHEEQDGFFWHINYPIVGEEGRFVEIATTRPETLLGDTAVAVNPEDERYKDLIGKMLKLPLTDREIPVIADEYVDKEFGTGCVKITPAHDPNDFEVGKRHNLPEICIMNDDATINVPGKYFGMDRYEARKAMVEDLKEQGLLVKTVPHSHNVGTHDRCKTTVEPMVKPQWFVKMDEMAKPAVEALKSGRLKFVPESFGKTYLHWLEGIRDWCISRQLWWGHRIPAYYCDECGEMTVAKKMPEKCPKCGCTHLTQDEDTLDTWFSSALWPFSTLGWPESTPEYEYFYPTDVLVTGYDIIFFWVIRMVFSGLEQTGKEPFHTVLIHGLVRDSQGRKMSKSLGNGIDPLEVIDKYGADALRMTLMTGNAPGNDMRFYWERVEASRNFANKVWNASRFIMMNIEKAPKALASLSELTMADRWILSKVNTLAKDVTENMDKYELGIALQKVYDFIWEEFCDWYIEMVKPRLYSDEDTTKAAAIWTLKTVLIQSLKLLHPYMPFITEEIFCNLQDEEPSIMISSWPVFKEEWSFAEEEHAVETIKEAVRAIRNVRTSMNVPPSKKAKVYVVSNDEALLGIFEHSKVFFATLGYASEVYLQKDKEGIADDAVSAVIPNAAIYMPFAELVDIEKEIERLTKEEERLTKELARVNGMLNNEKFVSRAPEAKIAEERAKLEKYTQMMEQVKERLSQLAK; from the coding sequence ATGAAAGAACTGGAAAAGAACTACAACCCGGCGGACATTGAGGATCGCCTGTACCAGAAGTGGCTGGACAGCAAATATTTCCACGCAGATGCAGAGCGCGGAAAGAGGGAGGGAAAGAAGCCCTTCACCATCGTAATGCCGCCGCCAAACATCACAGGACAGCTCCATATGGGACACGCCCTGGACAACACCATGCAGGATATTTTAATCCGTTATAAGAGGATGCAGGGATACGAGGCCCTCTGGCAGCCGGGAACCGATCATGCGGCCATTGCCACAGAGGTGAAGGTAATCGACAAGCTGAAGAGCGAGGGGATTGACAAGCATGATCTGGGCCGCGAGGGATTCCTCGAAAAGGCCTGGGAGTGGAAGGAGGAGTATGGAAACCGCATCGTAAAGCAGCTCCACAAGTTAGGCTCCTCCGCAGACTGGGACAGAGAGCGGTTTACCATGGACGAGGGATGCTCCGACGCAGTTCTGGAGGTATTCACAAAGCTCTATGAAAAGGGATATATTTACAAGGGCTCCCGCATTATCAACTGGTGTCCCGTATGTCAGACCTCAATCTCCGACGCAGAGGTGGAGCATGAGGAGCAGGACGGCTTCTTCTGGCATATCAACTACCCGATTGTGGGGGAGGAAGGCCGCTTTGTGGAGATTGCCACCACTCGTCCGGAGACCCTGCTTGGAGATACGGCCGTTGCCGTAAACCCGGAGGACGAGCGCTACAAAGATCTGATCGGAAAGATGCTGAAGCTCCCGCTGACAGACAGGGAGATTCCTGTAATTGCCGATGAATATGTAGACAAGGAATTCGGAACCGGCTGCGTGAAGATCACCCCGGCCCACGACCCCAACGACTTCGAGGTTGGAAAGCGCCACAACCTGCCGGAGATCTGCATTATGAACGACGATGCCACCATCAATGTGCCCGGAAAATATTTCGGCATGGATCGCTATGAGGCCAGAAAGGCCATGGTGGAGGATTTAAAAGAACAGGGGCTGCTGGTGAAGACCGTTCCCCATTCCCACAACGTAGGCACCCACGACCGCTGCAAGACAACGGTGGAGCCTATGGTAAAGCCCCAGTGGTTTGTGAAGATGGACGAGATGGCAAAGCCGGCTGTGGAGGCGCTGAAATCCGGCAGACTGAAATTCGTTCCGGAGAGCTTCGGAAAGACGTATCTCCACTGGCTGGAGGGAATCCGCGACTGGTGTATCTCCAGACAGCTCTGGTGGGGACACAGGATTCCTGCATACTACTGTGACGAGTGCGGTGAGATGACGGTAGCCAAAAAGATGCCGGAGAAGTGTCCGAAATGCGGCTGCACCCATCTGACCCAGGACGAGGATACGCTGGACACCTGGTTCTCCTCCGCCCTCTGGCCGTTCTCCACACTGGGCTGGCCTGAGTCCACGCCGGAGTACGAGTACTTCTACCCGACGGATGTGCTGGTGACAGGCTATGATATTATTTTCTTCTGGGTTATCCGTATGGTATTCTCAGGCCTTGAGCAGACAGGAAAGGAGCCGTTCCACACCGTTCTGATCCACGGCCTTGTAAGAGACTCCCAGGGCCGCAAGATGAGCAAGTCCTTGGGAAACGGAATCGATCCGCTGGAGGTCATTGACAAGTACGGTGCAGACGCCCTCAGGATGACCCTGATGACAGGAAATGCTCCGGGAAATGACATGCGCTTCTACTGGGAGAGAGTGGAGGCCAGCAGGAACTTCGCAAACAAGGTATGGAATGCCTCCCGCTTTATTATGATGAACATTGAGAAGGCGCCGAAAGCTCTGGCATCCCTGTCTGAGCTGACCATGGCAGACCGCTGGATTCTCTCCAAGGTAAACACCCTGGCAAAGGATGTTACCGAAAATATGGACAAATATGAGCTGGGAATTGCCCTCCAGAAGGTTTACGACTTTATCTGGGAGGAGTTCTGCGACTGGTATATTGAGATGGTGAAGCCCCGCCTTTACAGTGACGAGGACACCACGAAGGCAGCGGCCATCTGGACCTTAAAGACGGTTCTCATCCAGTCCTTAAAGCTTCTGCACCCCTATATGCCGTTTATTACAGAGGAGATCTTCTGCAATCTTCAGGACGAGGAGCCTTCCATTATGATTTCCTCCTGGCCGGTATTTAAGGAGGAGTGGAGCTTCGCCGAGGAGGAGCATGCAGTGGAGACCATCAAGGAGGCTGTGCGCGCCATCCGAAATGTCCGCACATCCATGAATGTGCCGCCGAGCAAGAAGGCAAAGGTCTATGTGGTTTCCAACGACGAGGCCCTTCTTGGAATTTTTGAACACAGCAAGGTATTCTTTGCAACCCTGGGATATGCAAGCGAAGTATATCTTCAGAAGGATAAAGAAGGAATTGCAGACGATGCAGTTTCAGCAGTCATCCCCAACGCTGCAATTTATATGCCCTTTGCGGAGCTGGTAGACATTGAAAAGGAGATCGAGAGGCTCACAAAGGAGGAAGAGAGACTTACGAAGGAGCTTGCCCGTGTAAACGGAATGCTGAACAATGAAAAATTTGTCAGCCGCGCGCCTGAGGCAAAGATAGCCGAGGAGAGAGCGAAGCTCGAGAAGTACACACAGATGATGGAACAGGTGAAGGAGCGTCTTTCCCAGCTTGCAAAGTAG
- a CDS encoding DUF6472 family protein translates to MPFHSGKGAGRRTQAVSCETCSNYVYDEDYGYYVCEADLDEDEMAAFLGSRKFECPYYHMNDEYLIVRKQM, encoded by the coding sequence ATGCCGTTTCATTCAGGGAAGGGCGCAGGCAGGAGGACACAGGCGGTGAGCTGCGAAACCTGCAGCAATTACGTTTATGATGAGGATTACGGCTATTATGTCTGCGAGGCGGATCTGGATGAGGACGAGATGGCAGCCTTCCTGGGCAGCCGGAAATTCGAGTGTCCTTACTATCATATGAATGACGAATACCTGATTGTCAGAAAACAGATGTAA